The Pseudobacteriovorax antillogorgiicola genome includes the window ATATTGTGGCCGTTGAGAATAAACTCAGCGTAGGCGTCCGTCTCACAAGGCATGGACTGAATGGAAACCACAGTGCCAATGTTCTTGAGAGTTTCGCGAATACCCGTGCTTTCAGGGAGAGTGAAGGCTGGGTTCACATTGATCACAAACAAGGCGTCGAATGATTTCGCATCATCAAGGAAGCGCTTGGTGTCATCGCCACCCTTGGCAGTCATCCAGTATTCGTTATAAACCAAGGTCTTGTTCTCGTACGAGCCGATCAAGACGTTGGCAAAGATTCCTGCCAGCTGGACTAGAGTTCCGTTCTTAGTACTTGCAGATGACTCCCCTACAAGAACTACGGACTTGCTTGTAAGGAGGTCCTTCGCTAAGTCTGTGAATACGCCTGCTGAGACGCTTGATTCAGCGCCTTGAATAAGGTCGCTATGAGCATCGAGAACCGTTTGGATATTCGCCTTGTCAGCTGCACTACCTTTTGATGCACTATTATTGAGGAGAGCCTTGACCAAGGCAAGTGTCACCCCTAGTTCATTACCCGGAGCGATTGGATAACGCTCTTCGGCAGCTCCGCCAGTCATTGTAAGGCGAGACTCAAACTGGACAAAACGCCCCTTCTGACCGAAACGATACGAGTGGCCGTCAGACCAGCTCTTGGTTTCATAGATCGAGGAAGCCCCGAGATCCATGAAGTCGGAACCCACACCAACGATTAACTCTGATCGCTTGAGGTCGGTTCGAGGATAGCCTTCTTCGCCAAACGCCAGCTTATATGCAGCCGCCATGTTGTTTCGGAGTGAGTTTGAATCGTAGAGATAAAGATTATCTTCAGACTGACCAATCGCCTTCAAGAAGTCTTTGTAGAAATCTAGAGAGTGCCCAGTGGTCGACTTAAGAAGAATACCCACCTTCTGAGCATCTTTAAGCTTAGCAGCGAGACGAGAGTAAACATCATCCCAGCTAGATTCACTTTCCCGATTGGTTCCGTAACGAATCACAGGAGCCTTGCGCCGATCTGGGTGATAGAGCGCTTGAAGCTCAGACATTGCAAGAGATGATGCAGCACCTTGGCTGAGAGGGTGGCTGCGATTACCTTCAATAAAGACTGGTCGTCCTTCTCTGGTTTTAACAACAACTCCAGCACCATCGACTGTCGTCGCATAGTATGTTGGTACGCCTAAGATCTGGTCGATAGGCTGATCAACGTGAGGAATGGACTTCTCAACAGGGCGGCGCACACAGGCAGCCGTCGACGCCATCACAGCGCCTGCACTAAAGAGCCGCATGAAGTCCCTACGGTCTACCGCAAGTTTCTTCTGGTCGGCTTCCTGACCGTCGCTTCCTTCCCCAAGCTCCGGCACAACTTCTTCTATATTAGAGTAGTAAGGCCCAGGCACGAGTTCCTTGGCGGGAGCCTCAAAGGGCTGGTCACCATGCAAGAAGGCTTCTTTTTGCTCTTCCAGATGGCGGAGATCGCGATCGTTACTCCTCATATCGGTAAATACTCCCTTGTAATCGATCAGAGCTTTGTTGCTCGGTCTTTATTAACGTTATTAGTAGTGACAAGTCTCGCAGCTAACAGGGGCTTCATTCGTAACGTGACAATCGATGCACCAGCCCATCTGCAACGACTTTGCTTGAGAAACGGTTCCCATTTCCTTGACGTTTCCGTGGCAGAGGAAGCAGGCTTCACCATCGTTTTCAGCAAACTCTTTCTCGTAGTTTTTGGCTAGCTTATCACTAAGAACGTGAGGTTTATGAGCGAAGCGAACAAAGTCTGGCATATCGTGAACCTTGGTCCAAACGATAGGCTCTTTCTTCTGGTATTTATCGGTGAGATATTTGATTGGCTCTTTGTCTGTAGCAACGTAGTTATGACACCCCATACAGACATTCATGGATGGAATCCCTGCCCATGACGAACGCCTTGCCGCGGAGTGGCAGTACTGACAAGGAATTTGCTTCTCGCCAGCGTGTAGATCGTGAGGGAAGTCGATCGGTTGTTCGGGGTGGTAACCGACATTATCTACAGTATCACCTGGCGTCCACCAATTCGTCCAGAAGTGATAACCAGGTTGGCAACCCATCTGGAATAATAGAATTGCCAAAACGGAAAGGCGTTTCGCCGCATGCGAAACACGGGTGCTAAAACAAGCCAATGACAGCCTCCTTCAAAAGGAAAATTTGTTGAGAACTATTCCATTACGCCGGCGAACGAAAGGATGGCGAATATCTCAGTGGCCCTCTTGTTATCATAAATAAAAAAAGGCGCCAACCTTTTATAGGTGATAAACCAAAGTCTTAGCTAGGTGAAACTACCCCACATTTACCTGCTAATTTCGACACCATCCCTTGGTTTGTTTGGCGTCGTCATTGTAAAATAATTTCTGGCGAACCGTCCACATTATAAAGAAAAGCGCCGTAGCTAGATTCGTTGGAATATGCAACAAATGAGGCCAGGATAACCTGTTGAAGGGGGACGGTTTATGAACGGGGAAACATTTCAGCTCAAAGCAGACTTCCAACCGATGGGCGATCAGCCAGTCGCCATCGATACGCTGACCGCTGGTGTCCAAGAAGGCAAGAAACATCAGGTTCTGATGGGCGTCACAGGTTCTGGTAAAACCTTTACCATGGCCAACATCATCGCTCGCACTAAATTGCCCACACTCGTGATTGCACCTAATAAAACCTTAGCAGCTCAGCTTTTTACTGAACTCAAGGAGCTATTTCCAGAAAATGCCGTTGGCTTCTTTATTAGTTACTATGATTACTATCAGCCCGAGGCCTATATTCCGGGCTCGGATACTTATATAGCTAAGGACGCTTCGATCAATGATGACATCGATAAGATGCGTCACTCCGCTACACAAGCCCTGTTTGAACGACCCGACTCCATCATTGTCGCTAGTGTGTCGTGCATCTATGGTATGGGCTCTCCCGCGTCCTATGCCAAACTATGTATCAAAGTTGCCGTTGGTGATGAGATCCCTCGCAACGACTTTTTAAAGCGCTTGATTGAGATCCAATACTCACGAAACGATATGGCTCTTCAGCGGGGTACATTTAGAGTCCGTGGCGATGTTGTGGACATCCTGCCATCCCATCAGAAAGATCACGCTATTCGCGTAGAGTTTTTTGGCGATGACGTGGAGTCCATTACCATTGTCGATGTCCTTACCTCTAAATTAGTGAAGAAGGTCGACGCCCTTTCTATCTATCCTAATAGCCACTATGTCACCGAACGAAGTGACATGCAGTCGATGGTAAAGGAGATCCTCCACGATCTAGGGGTTCGACTCCGAGAGCTGCGAGCCCAAGACAAACTGGTCGAGTACCAAAGGCTAGAACAGCGCACCATGAATGACGTAGAGCTTTTAGAAGAACTTGGCTATTGCCCCGGTATCGAAAACTACTCGCGCTACCTCACCGGCTCCCCTCCTGGGCACCCCCCTCCAACCTTACTTGACTACTTCCCTGAGAAGTTTCTAACGATCATCGATGAAAGTCATGTTACAGTCCCACAGATTGGAGCCATGTACCGCGGTGATCGAGCCCGCAAGGAGAATCTTGTAGACTTCGGGTTCCGCCTCCCAGCAGCACTCGATAACCGTCCTCTGAAGTTTGATGAGTTTTTGGAACGAGCCCCACTCATCATTCATGTTTCGGCGACTCCGGGGAACTACGAACTTGAGCAAACTCAGAACAAGTTTGTGGAACAGATTATTCGTCCAACTGGCTTGATCGATCCTGAAATCACAATCAAACCAGCTAAAAATCAAGTCGACGACTTGCATAGCGAGATCCGTCGCACCATTGAATCCGACGGCCGGATTCTCATCACGACTTTGACCAAACGCATGGCCGAAGACCTAAGCTCTTACTACTTAGATTTGGGGGTGAAGGTCAAGTACCTTCACAGCGATATCGATAGCCTCGAACGCTCAGAGATCTTGCAGGACCTAAGGCGCGGTACCATCGACGTGTTGATTGGAATTAACCTCTTGCGGGAGGGTCTCGATCTACCCGAGGTCAAGCTAGTTGCAATCATGGACGCTGATAAGGAAGGCTTCTTGCGATCTCGCTCATCCCTGATCCAAACTGTCGGACGTGCCGCCCGAAATGCGGAAGGCCGGGTTATCTTCTATGCAGATAATATAACAAAGTCCATGCAGCAATGTATCGATGAAACCCAGCGGCGCCGTGAAATTCAAATGAGCTACAATACTGAGCATGGAATCGTGCCCGAAACCATTCAAAAAGCCATGCGTCCAGGGCTCAGGGAGATTTACGGCCTTTCCAGCGACGAAGGAGACAAACCGAAGGCCAGTGCTGATACCCTGGTCAAAGAGCATAATATCCACAGCGTCAAGGCCTTGGAAACTCTGATCAACAAGAAGACCAAGGAAATGAAGAAAGCTGCTGCCGACCTGGAGTTTGAAAAGGCTGCTGAGCTACGTGATACCATTGCCGCCCTCAAGGATCGACTGCTGGTGCACGGAGACCTGAACTAGATGAGCTTAAGAGAGAAGATCGAGCACTTACCTAAGTCTCCCGGCGTCTATTTCATGAAGAACTGCAAGGGAAAGATCATCTACGTCGGCAAGGCAAAGAACCTCAAAAGCCGGGTTAGCTCATACTTTCAAAGTCGCGACCAACATATCAAAACCAGAGCATTGGTTGACGAGATCAAAGACTTCGACCTCATGATCACAAAAACCGAAGTCGAAGCCCTGCTCCTCGAACGCAGCATGATCCGTCACCATCAACCCTACTACAACATCCTTTTGCGAGACGATAAGGAATACCCCTTTGTTCGGGTTGATTTCAACGACCCCTGGCCGAGAATTCAGAAGGTTCGAAAGCGAAAGGATGATGGTGCTAAGTATGTTGGCCCATTCGGGAACGCTGGCGTTTTGAACGGCATGTTGAAAACTGTTTTCCGGGTTTTCCCCCTGATTCGCTGTAGCCCCTACGAGTTCAAGAATGCTAAGCGCCCTTGTAACTATTATCACATGAAAATGTGCTTGGGGCCGTGCGTTCTGGATGTCAGTCGCGACGAGTACGTGGCTATGGTGAGGCAGGCCCTCGATCTTCTTGACGGCAAGAACCGGGACGTCAAGGCAGAGATTCGCAAAAAGATGTTTACCGCTGCTCAAGATGAAAAGTTTGAACAGGCAGCAAGGTATCGAGATCAGATCACACTTTTGGAGAGTATAGGCCAGCACCAAGCTGTTGTGGTGAAAGACTATGAAGACGCAGACGCAATCGGTAGCTACGAGAGCGCCGGCACTATGACCTTCAATGTGACGATGGTGAGGAACTTTGTGGTGATCGCAAGCGATAGCTATTCAGTAGGAGCTTCTATTGATGGCCCCGAAGAGACATTGGAATCATTTCTCCTTCAGTACTATCACAATCGAACGGTACCCGATCACCTGATTCTGCCTTTGAAGCTAGAAAATCCCATCGACCTTGTCGAGGCCCTGTGCGTCGATCAGGAGACGACTGCCAAGTTTGTTAGCCACGGCCGTGGTGATGCCAAGGACTTGCTAGAGCTTGCTAGCCGCAATGCCAGATTTTACTTTGATCAAAACCAAAACCTCCAGCTAAAGCAAAAAGCTGAACTAGAGATCTTGCAGTCAACTCTTCAACTGGATCGCATGCCCCGGCGCATGGAGTGTATCGACATCTCCAATATGCAAGGCTCAGCTATTGTCGCTTCGGATGTTTGCTTTGTTGATGGTAAGCCAGCCAAAGACCTCTATCGACGCTACAACATCAAGACAGTGAGTAACAAGAACGATGACTTTGCCAGTATCCGCGAAGTCGTGGAACGCCGTCTCGAACGAGGTGTACGCGAAGACGATCTACCCGACCTGCTCGTCATCGATGGTGGCAAAGGTCAGCTCAATGCCGCCTTGGAAGCTGCTCAATCATTTGCAGGCCTCTCCCTTCCCATCGTGGCACTGGCCAAGAGTCGCACAGATCGCTACGGAATCAGCGACAAGGACTACAAACCCAGTGCCAGCAAAGAGCGGATCTTTATAGCCGGACAAGAGTATCCCATCGAGCTTCAAGAGGGCAGCCCCGCCCACCGCCTGATGACCAGGATTCGTGATGAAGCCCATCGCTTTGCTATTACCTTTCATCGACAGAAGCGACAGAAGTCGAGTCATGCAAGCATTCTCGATGAAGTGCCAGGTGTTGGCCCCGTCTTGCGCAAGCGTCTGATACAACAGTTTGGAGATGTAGATGGTATCCGTCGCGCTAGCCTGGAACAACTCCAAGAAGTTAAAGGCCTCCAGGAGAAAACCGCAGTAGCACTTTATACCCTGCTTAAGAGCGACTCAGACAAACCCTCATAAAGTAGCTTAGGTATCGATGAGCCCATTCCGTGGCTCAGCACATCGAAATGCTTCTATATTCAGTAGCGTCTCTCGAATCACCTGGCGTTGTGCCTCTCGACTCGCCCAGGCGATATGAGGGGTGATGATAAGGTTGTCATAGGCCTTCTGTAAAAGGAGAGAGTCGCTAGGCGGGGGTTCAATAGGCAAAACATCCAAAGCAGCACCTGCGATCCACCCGTTGTCTAAGGCCTCAATCAGATCATCAGGCACCACCAAGTCTCCCCGAGCCGTGTTGATGAGATAGGCATCGGTATTCATGCGCGTTAAAAAATCTCGGTTCACCATGTGTCTTGTTTGATCATTGGATGGGCAGTGCAAGCTTACCCAATGAGCGCTAGCGAGTTTAGACTGCCATTCGGCTTGGGGTGTTTTGCTGTTCACATAGTAGACATTCATCCCAAATGCCTCTGCAATACGACCCGTTGCTAAGCCTAGCACTCCCTGACCAAAAATTAGCAGACTCTGACCATCAAGCTGGCTAATGGGGTAATCCGAATAAGAGAAAAAGCGGCATTTTTGCCAATCTCCATTTTGAACGCTGCTATGATAGCGATGTAGACTTCGCGAGAAATTGAGAATCAGGGCAAAGGTATGCTGAGCCACCGAAGAGGTGCAATAGTCTCGGGCATTGCAAACCGTGATGCCATACTCCTGCGCAGCCGCAAGATCGATATTGTTCGCTCCAGTGGCAAGAAGGCAAATGAGTTTGAGTCGCGGCAATTGAGACAATGTTTTTCGGTTCAATACCACCTTATTGGTGATGATCACCGCACAGTCTTTGCACACCTCAACAATATCTTCAGGCGCCACCAACTCATAGACACTCAGTTCTAGCTCTGCATCACGTAGCTCATCGAGCTCAATATTCTGACTTAAGGTACCACGATCCAATAGTGCAGCTTTCATGCTCGACTCCTTGTGTACCATGAAAAAAAGCCAGCCCCAATTGGGTGCTGGCTAAAGAAATCTAATTGAGTTGGGTTTACTTGT containing:
- a CDS encoding cytochrome c3 family protein, whose amino-acid sequence is MACFSTRVSHAAKRLSVLAILLFQMGCQPGYHFWTNWWTPGDTVDNVGYHPEQPIDFPHDLHAGEKQIPCQYCHSAARRSSWAGIPSMNVCMGCHNYVATDKEPIKYLTDKYQKKEPIVWTKVHDMPDFVRFAHKPHVLSDKLAKNYEKEFAENDGEACFLCHGNVKEMGTVSQAKSLQMGWCIDCHVTNEAPVSCETCHY
- the uvrB gene encoding excinuclease ABC subunit UvrB, with the translated sequence MNGETFQLKADFQPMGDQPVAIDTLTAGVQEGKKHQVLMGVTGSGKTFTMANIIARTKLPTLVIAPNKTLAAQLFTELKELFPENAVGFFISYYDYYQPEAYIPGSDTYIAKDASINDDIDKMRHSATQALFERPDSIIVASVSCIYGMGSPASYAKLCIKVAVGDEIPRNDFLKRLIEIQYSRNDMALQRGTFRVRGDVVDILPSHQKDHAIRVEFFGDDVESITIVDVLTSKLVKKVDALSIYPNSHYVTERSDMQSMVKEILHDLGVRLRELRAQDKLVEYQRLEQRTMNDVELLEELGYCPGIENYSRYLTGSPPGHPPPTLLDYFPEKFLTIIDESHVTVPQIGAMYRGDRARKENLVDFGFRLPAALDNRPLKFDEFLERAPLIIHVSATPGNYELEQTQNKFVEQIIRPTGLIDPEITIKPAKNQVDDLHSEIRRTIESDGRILITTLTKRMAEDLSSYYLDLGVKVKYLHSDIDSLERSEILQDLRRGTIDVLIGINLLREGLDLPEVKLVAIMDADKEGFLRSRSSLIQTVGRAARNAEGRVIFYADNITKSMQQCIDETQRRREIQMSYNTEHGIVPETIQKAMRPGLREIYGLSSDEGDKPKASADTLVKEHNIHSVKALETLINKKTKEMKKAAADLEFEKAAELRDTIAALKDRLLVHGDLN
- the uvrC gene encoding excinuclease ABC subunit UvrC; this encodes MSLREKIEHLPKSPGVYFMKNCKGKIIYVGKAKNLKSRVSSYFQSRDQHIKTRALVDEIKDFDLMITKTEVEALLLERSMIRHHQPYYNILLRDDKEYPFVRVDFNDPWPRIQKVRKRKDDGAKYVGPFGNAGVLNGMLKTVFRVFPLIRCSPYEFKNAKRPCNYYHMKMCLGPCVLDVSRDEYVAMVRQALDLLDGKNRDVKAEIRKKMFTAAQDEKFEQAARYRDQITLLESIGQHQAVVVKDYEDADAIGSYESAGTMTFNVTMVRNFVVIASDSYSVGASIDGPEETLESFLLQYYHNRTVPDHLILPLKLENPIDLVEALCVDQETTAKFVSHGRGDAKDLLELASRNARFYFDQNQNLQLKQKAELEILQSTLQLDRMPRRMECIDISNMQGSAIVASDVCFVDGKPAKDLYRRYNIKTVSNKNDDFASIREVVERRLERGVREDDLPDLLVIDGGKGQLNAALEAAQSFAGLSLPIVALAKSRTDRYGISDKDYKPSASKERIFIAGQEYPIELQEGSPAHRLMTRIRDEAHRFAITFHRQKRQKSSHASILDEVPGVGPVLRKRLIQQFGDVDGIRRASLEQLQEVKGLQEKTAVALYTLLKSDSDKPS
- a CDS encoding NAD(P)-dependent oxidoreductase; translation: MKAALLDRGTLSQNIELDELRDAELELSVYELVAPEDIVEVCKDCAVIITNKVVLNRKTLSQLPRLKLICLLATGANNIDLAAAQEYGITVCNARDYCTSSVAQHTFALILNFSRSLHRYHSSVQNGDWQKCRFFSYSDYPISQLDGQSLLIFGQGVLGLATGRIAEAFGMNVYYVNSKTPQAEWQSKLASAHWVSLHCPSNDQTRHMVNRDFLTRMNTDAYLINTARGDLVVPDDLIEALDNGWIAGAALDVLPIEPPPSDSLLLQKAYDNLIITPHIAWASREAQRQVIRETLLNIEAFRCAEPRNGLIDT